The Streptococcus gwangjuense nucleotide sequence TATCGAACGCTGGGTTCATCTATTATTGTTCCTAAGAAGGATAAGATTGAACTTATCCCAACGAGAAACGATTACCATACTATTTCTGTTGACAATAGCGTTTATTCCTTCCGCAATATTGAACGAATCGAATATCAAATCGACCATCATAAGATTCACTTTGTCGCGTCGCCGAGTCACACCAGTTTTTGGAATCGTGTTAAAGATGCTTTCATCGGCGAGGTAGACGAATGAAGTTTGAATTTATCGCAGATGAACATGTCAAGGTTAAGACCTTTTTGAAAAAGCACGAGGTTTCGAAGGGGCTTCTGGCCAAGATTAAGTTTCGGGGTGGAGCTATTCTAGTCAATGACCAACCGCAAAATGCAACGTATCTATTGGATCTTGGAGATCGAGTTACCATTGACATTCCCGCTGAGGAAGGCTTTGAAACTCTAGAAGCAATCGAGCGCCCACTGGATATTCTCTATGAGGATGACCATTTTCTAGTCTTGAATAAACCCTATGGAGTGGCGTCTATTCCTAGTGTCAATCACTCCAATACCATTGCCAATTTTATCAAGGGTTACTACGTTAAGCAAAACTATGAAAATCAGCAGGTTCACATTGTGACTAGACTTGATCGTGATACTTCTGGCTTGATGCTCTTTGCCAAACACGGCTATGCCCATGCACGATTAGACAAGCAGTTGCAGAAGAAATCTATCGAGAAACGCTACTTTGCTTTGGTTAAAGGTGATGGATATTTGGAGTCAGAGGGGGAAATTATTGCTCCGATTGCGCGTGATGAAGACTCCATTATTACCAGACGAGTGGCTAAAGGCGGAAAGTATGCCCATACTTCTTACAAGATTGTAGCTTCTTATGGAAATATTCACTTGGTTGATATTCGCCTGCATACTGGACGAACCCATCAAATCCGGGTCCATTTTTCTCATATTGGATTTCCTTTGTTGGGAGATGATTTGTATGGTGGTAGTCTGGACGACGGCATCCAACGTCAGGCCCTGCATTGCCATTACCTATCCTTTTATCATCCATTTTTAGAGCAAGACTTGCAGTTAGAAAGTCCCTTGCCAGATGATTTTAGCAACCTTATTACCCAGTTATCAACTAATACTCTATAAAAACTGTTTCAGAGTATAATTATTATCTTAAAGGAGAAAACTCATGGAAGTTTTTGAAAGTCTCAAAGCCAACTTGGTTGGTAAAAATGCTCGTATCGTTCTCCCTGAAGGGGAAGAACCTCGTATTCTTCAAGCGACTAAACGTCTGGTAAAAGAAACAGAAGTAATTCCTGTTTTGCTTGGAAATCCTGAAAAAATTAAAATTTATCTTGAAATCGAAGGTATCGAAGATGGTTATGAAGTCATCGACCCTCAACACTACGATAAATTTGAAGAAATGGTTGCTGCCTTGGTAGAGCGTCGCAAGGGCAAAATGTCTGAAGAAGATGCACGCAAGGTTTTGGTTGAAGATGTCAACTATTTTGGTGTTATGTTAGTTTACTTGGGCTTGGTTGATGGAATGGTATCAGGTGCGATTCACTCAACAGCGTCAACAGTTCGTCCAGCTCTACAAATCATTAAAACTCGTCCAAACGTAACTCGTACTTCAGGAGCCTTCCTCATGGTTCGTGGTACGGAACGTTACCTCTTTGGGGACTGTGCTATCAATATCAATCCAGATGCAGAAGCCTTGGCTGAGATTGCAATCAACTCGGCAATCACAGCTAAGATGTTTGGCATCGAGCCTAAAATCGCTATGCTAAGCTATTCTACTAAAGGTTCAGGATTTGGAGAAAGCGTTGATAAGGTTGTTGAAGCAACTAAAATTGCTCACGACTTGCGCCCTGACCTTGAAATCGATGGTGAGTTGCAATTTGATGCAGCCTTTGTTCCTGAAACTGCAGCTTTGAAAGCTCCTGGAAGTACAGTAGCTGGTCAAGCAAATGTCTTCATCTTCCCAGGTATTGAGGCTGGAAATATCGGATACAAGATGGCTGAACGTCTTGGTGGTTTTGCGGCTGTTGGACCTGTTTTGCAAGGTTTGAACAAGCCTGTTAACGACCTTTCTCGTGGATGTAATGCTGATGATGTCTACAAGTTGACTCTTATCACAGCAGCCCAAGCTGTTCATCAATAATATTTAGTCCTCTTTCCCCTTGGAAAGAGGCTTTTTATACTCAATGAAAATCAAAGAGCAAACTAGGAAACTAGCCGCAGGCTGTACTTGAGTACGGCAAGGCGACGTTGACGTGGTTTGAATTTGATTTTCGAAGAGTATTAATACTAGGAAAAGGACAGTTAGAATCTTCTGTGTTATACTATAGATATGTTAGATTTGAAAGAATACGGTATCGTCATGTGGCCGGAGGAGAAGATCATTTCTTTTCGTGAGAAACTTCTCAACTGGTATGATGAAAATAAAAGAGATTTGCCGTGGCGTAGGAGTAAAAATCCTTATCATATTTGGGTGTCTGAAATTATGCTCCAGCAGACTAGGGTAGATACGGTTATTCCTTATTACGAACGATTCTTGGACTGGTTTCCAACAGTTAAAAGTTTGGCAACAGCTCCTGAAGAACGTTTGTTGAAGGCTTGGGAAGGCTTGGGTTATTATTCTAGAGTTCGCAATATGCAGGCTGCAGCCCAGCAGATTATGACTGACTTTGGTGGTCAATTTCCACATACCTATGAAGGAATTTCCAGCTTGAAAGGAATTGGACCTTACACAGCAGGAGCCATTTCCAGTATTGCTTTTAACTTGCCTGAGCCAGCTGTAGATGGTAATGTCATGCGGGTTTTGGCGCGTCTGTTTGAAGTCAATCACGATATTGGCATTCCAAGTAATCGCAAAATTTTTCAGGCAATGATGGAAATCTTGATTGACCCAGAGCGTCCGGGTGACTTTAATCAAGCCTTGATGGACTTGGGCTCAGATATTGAGGCTCCTGTAAATCCCAGACCAGAAGAAAGCCCAGTTAAGGACTTTAGTGCGGCATATCAGAATGGCACAATGGACCGTTATCCAATCAAGGCTCCCAAGAAAAAGCCAGTTCCCATTTATCTCAAAGCCTTGGTGGTCAAAAATGCTCAAGGACAATTTTTACTTGAAAAAAATGAAAGTGAAAAGCTATTGGCAGGTTTTTGGCATTTCCCCTTGATAGAAGTTGATAACTTTTCGCAAGAAGAGCAGTTTGACCTCTTTCATCAGGTTGCAGAAGAAAGTGTGAATTTTGGACCCAGTCCAGAAGAGAGTTTCCAGCAGGACTATGACTTAGATGTTGATTGGCTTGATATTTATTTTGAGACTGTTAAGCATATCTTTAGTCATCGCAAGTGGCATGTTCAAATTGTAGCAGGGCAAGTGAGTGATTTCCATGATTTTTCAGATAGGGAAGTTCGCTGGCTTTCACCAGAAGAATTCAAGAATGTTCCACTTGCTAAACCCCAACAAAAAATCTGGCAGGCTTATGCACAAGCCAACTTAGACAGTAGCAAAGACTAGCTATTGTGTCTTCTTTTTATTTTTTTGGTATAATAGTAGAGAAAAAGGTGAACAAATGAAAAAAATATTAATTGTAGATGATGAAAAACCAATCTCGGACATTATCAAGTTTAATATGACCAAGGAAGGTTACGAGGTTGTAACTGCTTTTAACGGTCGTGAAGCGCTAGAACAATTTGAAGCAGAGCAGCCAGATATTATTATTCTGGATTTGATGCTTCCAGAAATTGATGGGTTAGAAGTTGCTAAGACTATTCGCAAGACGAGTAGTGTGCCTATTATCATGCTGTCGGCTAAAGATAGTGAGTTTGATAAGGTTATCGGTTTAGAGCTTGGAGCGGATGACTATGTGACAAAACCCTTCTCAAATCGTGAGTTGCAGGCACGTGTTAAAGCTCTTCTTCGTCGCACGGACTTGGCTTCTGTAGATAATCAAGAGTCAGATGAAAAGAAAACCCAACCCTTGCAAATTGGGGACTTGGAGATTGTGCCAGATGCTTATGTAGCTAAGAAATACGGTGAAGAACTAGATTTAACCCACCGTGAATTTGAACTCTTATACCATTTAGCTTCTCATATTGGTCAAGTGATTACACGTGAACATTTGCTTGAAACGGTCTGGGGTTATGATTATTTCGGAGATGTTCGGACTGTTGACGTAACTATCAGACGTTTGCGTGAGAAGATTGAAGATACACCTAGTCGTCCAGAGTATATCCTAACACGTCGTGGTGTTGGTTATTATATGAGAAATAATGATTGAATTGATTAGAAAAAATATTCTTACTAGTGATTTTATCTTCATTTTAATTTTATTGGGTTTTATCTTGATTGTTACCTTGCTCTTACTAGAAAATCGGCGGGATAATATTCGGTTGAAGCAGATTAATCAAAAAGTTAAAGACTTGATTGCAGGAGATTATTCGCAGGTATTGGATATGCAGGGAAGCTCTGAAATCACTAATATTACCAATAATCTTAATGATTTATCAGAAGTAATCCGTTTGACCCAAGAAAATCTGGAACAAGAGAGTAAACGATTGCACAGTATCCTCTCATACATGACAGACGGAGTCCTTGCAACCAATCGTCGTGGCAAGATTACTATGATTAATGACATGGCTAAGAAACAGCTAGGTGTTCAGAAAGAAGAGGTTCTCAATAAAAGTATTCTAGAATTGCTTAAGATTGAAGATGAGTATGAACTTCGTGATTTGATTACCCAAGTTCCTGAGCTTATGATTGATTCTCAGGATGACAATGGTGAGTATCTGAGCCTTCGTGTACGCTTTGCCTTGGTGCGTCGTGAGTCTGGCTTTATCTCAGGTTTGGTTGCAGTTTTACACGATACGACGGAGCAGGAGAAGGAAGAACGAGAACGAAGACTCTTTGTTTCCAACGTTAGTCATGAGCTACGGACGCCTCTGACCAGCGTAAAATCCTATCTTGAAGCCTTGGATGAGGGTGCCTTGTCAGAACCTGTAGCGCCAGACTTTATCAAGGTATCTCTAGACGAAACCAACCGTATGATGCGAATGGTGACAGATCTTCTCCATCTTTCACGGATTGATAATGCGACCAGTCACCTAGATGTGGAACTGATTAACTTTACTGCCTTTATTACCTTTATTCTTAACCGTTTTGATAAGATGAGGGGATCAGATGAAGAGAAGAAATACGAATTGGTTAGAGATTATCCGATTACGTCTGTCTGGATTGAAATTGATACAGACAAAATGACGCAGGTGATTGATAATATTCTTAACAATGCCATTAAGTATTCACCAGATGGTGGGAAAATCACAGTGACCATGAAGACAACTGATGATCAGATGATTTTATCTATCTCAGACCAAGGTTTGGGTATTCCTAAGCAGGATTTACCACGTATTTTTGACCGTTTTTATCGTGTTGATCGTGCCAGAAGTCGTGCCCAAGGTGGTACAGGCCTAGGACTGTCCATTGCTAAAGAAATTATCAAACAACATAAGGGCTTTATTTGGGCCAAGAGTGAATACGGTAAGGGATCAACCTTCACCATTGTGTTACCTTATGATAAGGATGCAGTGAAAGAAGAAGTATGGGAGGACGAAGTAGAAGACTAGAATGAGTGAAACAGGCTTTAAATACAGTATTTTAGCGTCGGGTTCCAGTGGAAATTCCTTTTATCTGGAAACCCCTAAAAAGAAGCTTTTAGTGGATGCAGGCTTGTCTGGTAAGAAAATTACCAGCCTACTTGCTGAAATTAACCGTAAACCCGAGGACCTGGATGCCATCTTGATTACACATGAGCATTCAGACCATATCCACGGAGTGGGAGTTTTGGCTCGCAAGTATGGTATGGATCTTTATGCCAATGAAAAGACCTGGCAAGCAATGGAAAATAGCAAGTACCTTGGAAAGGTAGATTTTTCGCAAAAGCATATCTTTGAAATGGGTAAAACCAAAACCTTTGGAGATATCGACATCGAGAGTTTTGGTGTTAGCCACGATGCGGTTGCACCGCAGTTTTATCGCTTTATGAAGGATGATAAGAGTTTTGTCATGCTGACTGATACAGGTTATGTGAGTGACCGTATGGCAGGGATTGTCGAAAATGCAGATGGCTACCTTATCGAGTCCAACCATGATGTAGAGATTTTGCGAGCAGGTTCTTACGCTTGGCGACTCAAACAACGAATCCTATCTGATCTGGGGCATCTTTCTAACGAGGATGGTGCTGAAGCAATGATTCGGACACTTGGGAATCGCACTAAGAAAATCTACCTTGGACATTTATCTAAGGAAAATAATATCAAGGAACTGGCTCACATGACCATGGTCAATCAGCTAGCCCAAGCTGATTTAGGTGTAGGAGTAGACTTTAAGGTTTACGATACATCACCAGATACCGCAACACCATTGACAGATATATAAAAAGAAGGCGAGAGCCTTCTTTTTATATATTTTACAATCCTGCAAATTCTTTGATTTCTTGTGCTGACATTGAAGAGTCGCAACGGACATTGATTTGTCCATCTGCAATGTGAACGAAGCCTGGTACAGTTGGTATTCCGTAGCGTGAGCGGAATTCTTGCAACTCATTGAGTTGGCTTGATTCTTCACTGTTGATGAAGTAAATGTGAGCTTTGGTTTCAGCTACGACACCTGACAATGTACCAGCAAATTTACGGCAGTAAGGGCAAGTTTTACGACCGATAAAGAAGGTTGCAGTTTCTTTTTTATCAAGAGCTTCTTGCGCACGCGCAACTGTAGTGACTTCAAGGTCTTTGATATTATCTAAAAATTGTTCCATGAGATTACCTCGCTTTCATTGATAAGTCTAGTATGCCATAAAGTTTCTAAAATTGCTTAGATTTGATACGAAAAAAAGATGAGATTGGTTGGTCTCATCTTTTCTAGTGTTTTATTTTACAAATGCATTGATTTCTGCTTCGATATTAGCAATCTTAGCTTGTGATTCTTCGTTGGTTTCACCTACAACTGCAATGTAGAACTTGATTTTTGGTTCTGTACCTGAAGGGCGAACGGCAATCCATGAACCGTCAGCAAGTGTGTATTTCAACACATCACTTGGAGGAGTTGTCAAGTTTGTAACAGTACTGTCAGCAGCAGTAGCTGTTTGAGCTTTGAAGTCTTCTACGACAGTGATAGCTGTTGCATTCCATTCTTTTGGAGCATTATTGCGGAATTTAGCCATAATCGCTTTGATTTGTTCAGCACCATCGACACCTGAAAGGGTAACAGAGATAGTCTTTTCAGCGTAGTAGCCGTACTCTTTGTAGATTTCTTCGATACCGTCAGCAAGAGTCAAACCACGAGAACGGTAGTAAGCAGCAAGTTCAGCAACGACAAGAACGGCTTGGATAGCGTCTTTATCACGTACGAATGGTTTAATCAAGTAACCGAAGCTTTCTTCAAATCCCATCATGTAAGTGTGATTGTGTTTTTCTTCGAATTCTTGGATTTTCTCAGCGATAAATTTGAAACCTGTCAAAACGTTGAACATGGTTGCGCCGTAGCTTTCAGCAATCTTTGTTACCAAGTCAGTTGATACGATAGATTTGCAGAGAGCCGCATTTTCAGGAAGAGTTCCTGCGTTTTTGTGTGCTTCCAAGATGTATTTAGCCATGATAGCACCGATTTGGTTACCTGAAAGGTTGAGGTAGCTACCATCTTTTTGAAGAACTTCAACACCAACACGGTCAGCGTCAGGGTCAGTTGCGACAAGAACATCTGCACCAACTTGACGACCAAGTTCTTCAGCAAGAGCAAAGGCTGCTTGGCTTTCTGGGTTTGGAGATTTTACAGTAGAGAAGTCAGGGTCAGCAGTTGCTTGTGCTTCAACGACTTGAACAGAATCAAATCCTGCTTGGGCAAGAGCACGACGAGCCAACATTTCACCAGTACCATGTAGTGGTGTGTAGACAATCTTCATGTCTTTACCAAATTCTTCAATCAAGGTTGGGTTGATGTTAACGTCCTTAACTTCTTTGAGGTATTCTGCATCGACAGCTTCGCCGATGACTTCAATTAAGCCAGAAGCTTTTTCAGCTTCCACATCAGCAACTTCAACTGCAAATGGGTTTTCGATTGCACGGATATAAGTAGTCAAAGCGTCTGCATCGTGTGGAGGCATTTGTCCACCGTCTTCACCGTAAACCTTGTAACCGTTAAATGGAGCAGGGTTATGGCTGGCTGTAACCATGATACCTGCGAAACAGTTGAGGTGACGAACTGCAAATGATAGTTCTGGAGTTGGACGAAGGCTTTCAAAAACGTAAGATTTGATACCGTGTTTAGCAAGAACTGCTGCAGATTCAAAGGCAAACTCAGGTGAGAAGTGACGGCTATCGTAAGCGATTGCCACACCACGTTCTTTTTCGTTTCCACCTTTTGACTCAATCAAACGAGCCAATCCTTCAGTAGCTTGGCGAACAACGTAGATGTTGATGCGGTTTGTACCAGCACCAATCAAGCCACGCATACCTGCAGTACCAAATTCAAGATTAGTATAGAAGGCATCTTCCTTTGTTTTTTCATCCATATTTTCCAAATCTTGACGAAGGTAGTCAGGAAGATCCGCAAAATCAACCCATTTCTGGTAATTTTCTTGGTAAGACATTAAAATTCTCCTTTTGTAAATTGTTTTAACCGTTCACATTATAGCATTTTTTAGCATTTTAGTAAAACCTTAGCATAAATTTCAGAATGGTGGTGACATATGCCGGTTTATCAAGTCTTGAATGCCTTAGGGAAACATGCTATACTACTTGTATGATTATTTTACAAGCTAATAAAATTGAACGTTCTTTTGCAGGAGAGGTTCTTTTTGATAATATCAACTTGCAGGTTGATGAACGAGACAGGATTGCTCTTGTTGGGAAAAATGGTGCGGGTAAGTCTACTCTTTTGAAGATTTTGGTTGGAGAAGAGGAGCCAACAAGTGGAGAAATCAATAAGAAAAAAGATATTTCTCTGTCTTACCTAGCCCAAGATAGCCGTTTTGAGTCTGAAAACACCATCTACGATGAGATGCTTCATGTCTTTGATGACCTACGTCAAACTGAGAAGCAACTTCGTCAGATGGAGTTGGAGATGGGAGAAAAGTCTGGTGAGGCTTTGGATAAACTGATGTCAGATTACGACCGCTTATCTGAGAATTTTCGCCAAGCAGGTGGCTTTACCTATGAAGCTGATATTCGAGCTATTTTGAATGGATTCAAGTTTGATGAGTCTATGTGGCAGATGAAAATTGGCGAGCTTTCTGGCGGTCAAAATACTCGTTTGGCTCTAGCCAAAATGCTCCTAGAAAAGCCCAATCTCTTGGTACTAGACGAGCCAACCAACCACTTGGATATTGAAACCATTGCCTGGCTAGAGAATTACTTGGTAAACTATAGCGGTGCCCTTATTATTGTCAGCCACGACCGTTACTTCTTGGACAAGGTTGCGACAATTACGCTAGATTTGACCAAGCATTCCTTGGATCGTTATGTGGGTAATTACTCTCGTTTTGTCGAGTTGAAAGAACAAAAACTAGCTACTGAGGCAAAAAACTATGAAAAGCAACAGAAGGAAATCGCGGCTCTGGAAGACTTTGTCAATCGTAATCTAGTCCGAGCTTCAACGACTAAACGTGCCCAATCTCGACGTAAACAACTGGAAAAAATGGAACGTTTGGACAAGCCTGAAGCTAGTAAGAAAGCAGCCAACATGACCTTCCAGTCTGAAAAAACGTCGGGCAATGTTGTATTGACTGTTGAAAATGCGGCTATTGGCTATGATGGGGAAATATTGTCACAACCTATCAACCTAGACCTTCGTAAGATGAATGCTGTTGCCATCGTTGGTCCAAATGGAATCGGCAAGTCAACCTTTATCAAGTCTATTGTTGACCAGATTCCTTTTATCAAGGGAGAAAAGCGCTTTGGCGCTAATGTTGAGGTTGGTTACTATGACCAAACCCAAAGTAAGCTGACACCAAGTAATACGGTGCTGAATGAACTCTGGAATGATTTCAAACTGACACCAGAAGTTGAAATCCGCAACCGTCTAGGTGCCTTCCTTTTCTCTGGTGATGATGTTAAAAAATCAGTCGGCATGTTGTCAGGTGGCGAAAAAGCTCGTTTGCTTTTAGCTAAATTGTCTATGGAAAACAACAACTTCTTGATTCTGGATGAGCCGACCAACCACTTGGATATTGATAGCAAGGAAGTGTTGGAAAATGCCTTGATTGACTTCGATGGAACTCTTCTCTTCGTCAGCCACGACCGTTACTTTATCAATCGTGTAGCAACTCATGTTCTAGAATTGTCTGAGAATGGTTCAACTCTCTACCTTGGAGATTACGATTACTATGTCGAGAAGAAAGCAGAAGTAGAAATGAGTCAGACTGAGGAAGCTTCAACTAGCAATCAAGCAAAGGAAGCAAGCCCAGTTAATGACTATCAGGCCCAGAAAGAAAGTCAAAAAGAAGTTCGCAAGCTCATGAGACAAATCGAAAGTCTAGAAGCTGAAATTGAAGAGCTAGAAAGTCAAAGCCAAGCCATTTCTGAACAAATGTTGGAGACAAATGATGCCGATAAACTGATGGAATTACAGGCTGAGCTGGACAAAATCAGCCACCGTCAGGAAGAAGCTATGCTTGAATGGGAAGAATTATCGGAGCAGGTGTAAAAGGAGAAAACAGATGGTAGAATTTAGATATTTTAACACAGAATATAAGAAAGTAACCAATAAGACATTTTCAGATAGTTTTGTTTTTTTTAAAGATAATTGGAATGACTATGGTTATAATATTACTTTTAGTGTTTATTATTATGATAATGATTGTAGTGAAAGATACATAGGTAGTTATAGAATTTATGAATCTGAAATAGAAGAACAAGAGAATGCGGATGGAATTAAATCTATTTTTGAATTATCTAAAGATGATTTTGATAGGAATCAAAAATATTCTTTAGCTTGTAATCTAGAGTTTTATCAAAAATTGTATGAATTTTCACAGGATTACTATGATGATTTTCTAAAAGAGCACAATGATTTAACACTTAATGATATACCAGAAGATATAAAAGAAAATAGTGGAGTAAAGAAAGCTCTCTTAAGAAATGATGGGATAACAAAAAGTGAAGATATAATAGATTTTAATAGTGAAATACAAAGAATCGATTCAGAATTAAATGTTGGTAATTGTGTTTCAACTGAGAAATATTTAGAACTTATTTTTGATTATATTTTGGAAATATTAATGGATGATGAAATAACTGAGGATAATAAAAAGTTAGTTTTCAAAATTGTTGGAGGGTGTAATTTTAATTTTGAATTATTAAATAAATTAGCCAGATATTTTTTAGATAATCTAAACTATGGCCAACATCAAAATGGTATTGATTTATTACTTTCCTTACTTGAAAGAACTAATTTTGATCAATTAAAGTCAGAGCTAGAGACCATTAAAAATGAAGATTTAGGAAAAATATCAACTAGTGTTAAGAAAATTAAGGACAAATTAAGATACTCTCGAACTACAAACGATGACAGTTTTATTCACTATACTTCCCTAAATACATTAAAATTTTTGCTTTATAAAACTGATGATAAAAATAATTATCCTAGAT carries:
- a CDS encoding DUF2971 domain-containing protein: MVEFRYFNTEYKKVTNKTFSDSFVFFKDNWNDYGYNITFSVYYYDNDCSERYIGSYRIYESEIEEQENADGIKSIFELSKDDFDRNQKYSLACNLEFYQKLYEFSQDYYDDFLKEHNDLTLNDIPEDIKENSGVKKALLRNDGITKSEDIIDFNSEIQRIDSELNVGNCVSTEKYLELIFDYILEILMDDEITEDNKKLVFKIVGGCNFNFELLNKLARYFLDNLNYGQHQNGIDLLLSLLERTNFDQLKSELETIKNEDLGKISTSVKKIKDKLRYSRTTNDDSFIHYTSLNTLKFLLYKTDDKNNYPRLRLSNARQMNDPNEGYTFLNFIGIEKEKLSETDYDTSPFFFASMTQTGGEQNLDDSLPMWKQYGDDAKGINLTYHSEYIKSLIKDGIEIYKVCYNVKEDLLEEEINSIKSAFNEIKNYDDDKEKEGIFLSALNLIDDIRYLFKDADYSYENEYRIIQSYEGNEDVIFSSESSNSVIPGLYAYIGKELKYSKIKLGPKCDDIDFVAPYIKFVDRNIEVTKSQISYR